The DNA sequence GGATATAGATAGTAAAATTTACATATTTTCCAAACTATTACATGGTCTTCTATCTTCTATTTATGGCTTCCTATTCTATATTATAAAATACAAAAGCCTAGTTGAACCATCCTTCATGCCTAAATACCAAGGTATAAATCTAATTCATTTTAATGCTTGGCCAGTTTTATTATTTAGCTCCTGTAAAATCGCCCTAATTTCCAATATTTACTTGTTAATCCTTTCCCTAATATCTGCAATAATAAATCCTTTATCCTCTCGGGACTGATTATCGGTCCCCTCTTAACTCCTGCCTATTCTTATTCAACAAATCGATTATATTTTTTAAATTTTCCTGTGTTTCCAGCAATATATTATCAGCATATTCCAATGCCCCTAATCTAATACTCTTAGCATTATTTTGAGCTTTCGTAATTATCTCCTCAGCTCTTTCCTTGGCCTTCTTAGTGATTTCATCTTGTTCAATTAACTCCTCCAATTTCAATTCCGCTTCGTTTAAAATGGTATCTGCATCTTTTTGAGCTTCTGCTAAAATTCTTTGTCTCTCTTCCTTTATCCATGCTGCTTGTTTTAGTTCGTCTGGTAACTTAATCCTTATCTCCCGTATTATTTC is a window from the Tepidimicrobium xylanilyticum genome containing:
- a CDS encoding ATPase encodes the protein MEVLKLIDEIEDILENASSLPFSNKVMVDAEELFEIIREIRIKLPDELKQAAWIKEERQRILAEAQKDADTILNEAELKLEELIEQDEITKKAKERAEEIITKAQNNAKSIRLGALEYADNILLETQENLKNIIDLLNKNRQELRGDR